GAAAACATCTTGGCTCACCTTTAATCCAAATGGGAGTCGGTTGAACCGATATCTGCCAAATGGTGTGTTGAAGGTAGTGAGCATGGATGactctttgtctatctttatattcCAGTACCCCTTACTGGCATCCAGTTTGCTGAATAATTTGGATCCAGCCAATGATGGTGTGATTTCTTCAAGGGTTGGAATTGGATGGTACTCTCTTTTTAATGCCTTGTTCAGGTCCCTTGGGTCGAGGCATATCCGTAGGGTACCATTGGGTTTTTCCTTGATTACAATTGAATTCACCCAGTCTGTTGGTCGTGTCACTTTggtgaatatttcttttttttccattctgtccAACTCTGTCTCCAGCTTCTCTTTTAGTTCTAGAGGGACGCGGCGAGGTGGGTGAACAATTGGTTTGATATTGGGGTCGACTGTTATATGATATCGACATTTCACAAAGCACCCGACTGTATCGTCAAAGCATTCAGGGTACATGCTTATCAGTTCTTCTTTGTTTGTGATTGGTGGTCGGTCTTTGATAGGCATATCTCTGTCAATCCTGCTTGGAGCTGCTTTCACTTCAGCATTGATTGACACAATATTTAGCTTTTTGCAGGTATTTAGTCCAAGAATTGTGACATAAAAAGAACACTTGAttgtttttcctttgtgtgtCCCTGTGATAGTTGTTTTACCCAGTTGTGGAATCCTGGTACCTCTGTACGCAGTGAGGATTACATCACTTGGTGTGAGGATTCCTTCTTTGACTTTATCCCCTtctgtcatgtgttctgggaacaTCTTTTTGTAGAGGTTGACAGGTAAGATATCACTCTGGGCTCCAGTGTCAATCTTCAGCCTTAAGTCAATGTTTATTCGTTTCTTGCCAGActtcttttgtattcttattgttgtGTATGCCTCATTTTTTCTCTGGTCGTCATTTCCcatctcatgcacatttattgtgccgactgccaagaattcctcctctgaggtgttttgttcttgttgttgggcATGTATATCTCTTCTTCTATTTCCGCTCCTCTTTGAAAATTGGGGCTTGTATTTCTGCGATTTTGTTACCCTACACATTTTTCCCCAGTGGTTAAGTTTTCCACATGCTTTGCAGTGTGTACCGAATGCAGGACATTTCTTCCGGTTATCGAACTCATGCTCTGTACCACAGtactggcatgttctttgtttgcagGTATGTTTTGTCCTGTGCCTAGATACAATATCTATACTGCTGCCTAGTGAGCTTGTTTGTAAGGTAAGTGAGGCCATTTGTTTGGTAGTGGCTTCGAATGCTCTTGCAGTGTCTACTGCTTCTATCAACTGGAGAGCGTCCTTACCTATGAGGGATTTCTGAACTTCTTTATGAGCACACCCCCATATTAATTGATCAATGATTCTTTCGTCTTtatctttgaatttgcatttttcGGCAACATTCTTTAGTCTGGACAGGAAATTGTCAATCGTTTCTTGTGGGTCTTGTTTCAGGCCCTGGAATTCGTATCTGTGAATTCTATGGTTCGATCTGGGCTCTAGGTGCCTTTCAAATTTCTCTAAAAGTGTATCTAGCTTATTGCAATCCGATTCTGACATATCCTAGCTATTGAATAGGTCTATACCTTTATTGCCTGACCATAAAAGGATATAGCTTACCTTCTCATCATCAGTTGTGCctttcaggaaacttttgaaaCTAGTTGAGTTTTCTGTTTGAATTTCTTAAATGCTTCCAAAATATCACCGGAGTCCCAATTCATGATCGGATGTAGATTCATCTGTATGGCGACGGGGGTGGCCATTTTGGATCCTCGTGTTGTCCGAAGACAaagcgatgttttgtttgttaaattCCTGGTTCGTTGCGTTTCTATTTTGCTGTAAAGGCACAGTTTCCGATTAATTATTTACCGCTGCCACCATGTTATGTGTAGtttgttcactaacaaaatagtgccaaaagtggggatgtatACCATACAAGTGtgccaacatatacacacagatatgaatgtgtaacagaaTGTCTGTGCCACGTTGCGTAAACCAAAAGGCATACACGGGAATTCAAACATTCTGAAGCGTGTAGTAACTGCTGTCTTCGGGATGTCCACAGGTTCCACTGGGATTTGGTTGTATGCTCGCACAAGGTCGATCTTGGAAAAGATGCAAGCTCCATGCAGCGAGCTAGAAAAATCCTGCAAATAGGGCACTGGATATGCATCACTTACAGTACAGTACACCGCAAACCCGCCAATCGGTCGATGATATTTTGGGGATTCAGTGTATCAGCGAGGaccagttgctgctggaaggGCGGATGATTCCAAGGTCAAGCATGTGCTGGAATTCCCACTTGACGGCCTTGAGACGATCACGTGGTATCCTTCTGAGCCTTGCAGCAACAGGTGGACCGCTGGTTTTGATGTGGTGGGTGACTTTGTGCTTGATCGACTGGTTGTGGAACACTGGTCGAGCAACATCCGGATATTCTTTCAGGATAGAACTGTGACGAGTTGTTGTGGGCAATATAGTTTGGCTGACTGTGGCCATACGAGCGGCCAAACCGCGCACAGTAAGCTGCGTGGTGCTGTCGACAAGTTGTCTGTTTTTAATGTCTACCAGGAGACTGAAATAATGCAGGAAATCGGCTCCTAAAATAGGGGTCGGCAGTTCAGCAATGACAAAAACCCACTGAAAGGTGCGGCATAGTCCTAAGTTCAACGTTAGGGACTGTTCACTGTAGGTTGGAATGGGTGAGTGGTTAACTGCCTGAAGACAGACTGgtgtcccttttctttttcctgaagTGTTGGAAACAGGGATGATGCGGACTTCTGCGCTGGTGTCAACCAAGAAACGCATGCCTGTTACACGATCACAAACGAAAAACAGGCGATTTTGTGGGTGTGAGCCGGGAACTTCCATCACGTTCAATTCCTGGCTGTGTCATTTCAAATTCACTCCTTCACCAAATGCTGAAGGAATATCAAGTTCATTCCTTCAGCATATGGTGAAGGAATGAATTTAGCAATAGAGAGACAACTTCAGACATGTTTCACTGTTGAGACCTCTTCATTGTAAAAGCTTAACCGTGACAGCCAAATTGTTGATGATTAAAAAGTTTTAATGAGTGGACACAGAATGGCGTGGCAACTGGAAACAGAACAGTGCTCTATATTTTCTCTATTGTACCTCCTTGATCgtactttagcctttcaacacctACAATAATCCCTACATAACCCTTTTGATTCCTCACTCCATTTAGTaggagttttttctttttctgtctcggacattacttggcaacctcactcgTAATGACGGCAGGAAAATTTcccccagtccactctgtaaagtggttggcattaggaagggcaccgagcaatagaaaccatgccaaagctgaccctAGAGGTCAATGCTgctcaccagatcctgtcaaagtattcaacatattcctttaTGGaaaattgatgacgatgatgacagtggtggtggttgacaTTGCTTATATTAATCTAATGTGCAAAGAGAGagatttggagatgccactaagaaaggttgctcaataaagagaatgaatgggagaaagagagtttaCCGAATGCTGACCCAACAGAgagaccagctatctgagttgacagtaccttggtagataaagcaattaagagtatgaagacagggaaagccactggcccatcaggaatcacttcaGAGacactcaaaatatctggca
This DNA window, taken from Octopus sinensis unplaced genomic scaffold, ASM634580v1 Contig17591, whole genome shotgun sequence, encodes the following:
- the LOC115231147 gene encoding uncharacterized protein K02A2.6-like — its product is MGNDDQRKNEAYTTIRIQKKSGKKRINIDLRLKIDTGAQSDILPVNLYKKMFPEHMTEGDKVKEGILTPSDVILTAYRGTRIPQLGKTTITGTHKGKTIKCSFYVTILGLNTCKKLNIVSINAEVKAAPSRIDRDMPIKDRPPITNKEELISMYPECFDDTVGCFVKCRYHITVDPNIKPIVHPPRRVPLELKEKLETELDRMEKKEIFTKVTRPTDWVNSIVIKEKPNGTLRICLDPRDLNKALKREYHPIPTLEEITPSLAGSKLFSKLDASKGYWNIKIDKESSMLTTFNTPFGRYRFNRLPFGLKVSQDVFQRQIDETYQGCKGAIGIADDIQVHSKDETTHDFNLHEAMEKTRQAGIKLNADKCIIKAKECKFFGIIYSAGGVKPDPAKVEAIRDIKDPKDRKELRSFLGLIHYMGAFIPKLADHTANLRELNKDDVEFDWCALHTGFQNNQKIHQ